The Polypterus senegalus isolate Bchr_013 chromosome 10, ASM1683550v1, whole genome shotgun sequence genomic interval catcaggttggatgggaagcgtcggtgcacagccatttttagatctctccaaagatgttcaatcggattcaagtctgggctctggctgggccactcaaggacattcacagagttgtcctgaagccactcctttgatatcttggctgtgtgcttagggtcgttgtcctgctgaaagatgaacagttgccccagtctgaggtcaagagcgctctggagcatgttttcatccaggatgtgtctgtacattgctgcagtcatctttatccctttatcctgactagtctcccagttcctgctgatgaaaaacatccccacagcatgatgctgccaccaccatgcttcactgtagggatggtattggcctggtgatgagcggtgcctggtttcctccaagcgtgacgcctggcattcaccccaacgagttcaatctttgtctcgtcagaccagagaattttgtttctcatagtctgagagtccttcaggtgccttttggcaaactccaggcggactgccatgtgccttttattaaggagtggcttccgtctggccactctaccataaaggccagattggtggattgctacagagatggttgtccttctggaaggttctcctctctccgcagaggacctctggagctctgacagggtgaccatcgggttcttggtcacctccctgactaaggcccttctcccccgatcgctcaatttagatggccggccagttctaggaagagtcctggtggttttgaacttcttccacttacagatgatggaggccactgtgctcattgggaccttcaaagcagcagacatttttctgtaaccttccccagatttgtacctcgagacaatcctgtctcggaggtctacagacaattcctttgacttcatgcttggtttgtgctctgacatgaactgtccactgtgggaccttatatagacaggtgtgtgcctttccaaatcttgtccaatcaactgaatttaccacaggtggactccaattaagctgcagaaacatctcaaggatgatcaggggaaacagaatgcacctgagctcaattttgagcttcatggcaaaggctgtgaatacttatgtacatgtgctttctcaatttttttatttttaataaatttgcaaaaacccaaagtaaacttttttcacattgtcattatggggtgttgtgtgtagaattctgaggaaaaaaatgaatttaatccattttggaataagggtgtaacataacaaaatgtggaaaaagtgatgtgctgtgaatactttccagatgcactgtacatcatTTTGAAGCAGTAGATATTTTAGACAATGCAATaaggaaaataaagatgaagtgtTTGCCAAGACTAAGTACCAGGAAGTTTAATatcaataaatggcaaaaaagaaaaaaaaaacaataaaatcaagGACTAAAATAGCAGAACAAGTATAATACCCATACAGTATGTCTGGATTACTTCAGTGTGTTTTCGATTAATGTTTGCAAAGTTGTAAGCTGTTTTTGAACGTTTTCTGTGCTATGCTTATTTTTTCctaaacatacatttttgtttgCAGCAAAAAAAACTACACCTCTGTTGGACTTCCTGAAAAATAAACAggtaattttttttactgttttaaaatccTATCACTGTTGactaattttaattactttatttgtaGATGTATCTTTTTAACATCTATACCTAGGACGTTTACTGTAATACTAAGAACAAATTACACTTAAGCCTATGAGCACCATActcattatattaaattaattgtgGTGATTGTTATGTCCAGGTCAGGctgtggagcatgcactggtacagtacattgccacgcccaccacatgatgaaacagctcgggatcctggttagcaacccacaacccaggcagacacacgtggtccagtcccaccctctggggTGTTACCCACTCAGGTCCTTAACAgtgaggatcctacgagccggatcaccctctgggaattgtgccatatggccatagtgctgtaacattcactccctcacaatgcaagtaatgtgtctcattcaggacaTTGTAAGCAATCGctcattcaatacaaagtcaaaccagcggtacacaaggattctctgaagagacacagtaccaaaggagtccagtcacctatcaggtcactgaatagcattcatgttttgcaaccatatagcaggacaggaagcatcaggaatctaaagacttggatgTTTGTTATTTTGCATGGATGTCCGGAGAACGACACATCCATTTCCAGCTacctctactgacttcataggaagagtcaccagagacatgaacgtcactgccGAGTTAAGTAAACCTTTCGATAacgtcgacactctctctgctaACAGACACACTGCAGTTGACTGTTCTCAACAGGTTATtcaaggcctggatcttggtttttatccaggacacttgcaagtccAGATACCCGGACTCCTtgctcaagagccccgatcagagccttcattgactccatgaagatcacagcatcgttagcaaagtcaagatcagtgcatctttcttcaccaacagatgccccacagccactggaccccacgaccttgcccaacacccagtccatgcaagcattgaacagagtaggagcaagaacacaccccaacaaaccctagaatcaactgggaaaaacacagaggttctacctccactctgctcagcactcacagtaccagtgtacaggccggccatgatatcgtGCAACCCTGAGGGAATCCCTTGAAGTCTTAgaatgttccacagggcagctcgatcaacttagtcgaatgctttatgaaaattgacaaaggctacaaagaaactctgccgatattcttgtttgtgctccatgagaaccctccgttccaggatgtggtcgatgggaGACTTCGTAGGGGTAAAAAATACCCTTAAGTTCACTCCCTCCCCAACATgtgctctgtttttaattttatttttaggatGCCATACATTTTACAGTCTAATATTACCATATTTCTGTGTTTCTGATCTTTTGGTCACCTGTCTGTAGAGAAGCAGTAGTGGCAGTGCAGAGAAATGGCAAGAAAGTACCCACCTTATCTGTACAGTATTGTTTGCCCGGGCTGCGTGACCCACTTTAGGTTTAAACAGAGAAGCTTGCCAAGTTTTCACAATTAATAAAGCCTTTCTTGTAAAAAGTGAATCCCATACTCAGTAACGTGTAATCACTTTTTTGCTAAAAGAGAATCATATACATAGTCATCATCAGGTTTCAGGCAATAAACcaatttttgtttagtttgtagAGCTGATTACAAAGGTTccaagtactgtataatattttaattCAGTTGGTTTCTGTATAGCACTATTTATGGAATACATGCTTAGAGTGCTTTCACACATTTACAGCtataatacaataatacatttcTAAACCTTACAACTTTAtcataaataaacagaaactatGCTAAAACTGTTAAACATGTGCTAAACAGTAATTACGATTTGtttgatataaaataaataacagtataaaataattatacaCCTATCTTTACTGATTGATTGgcttttctgtatttagtaatagTTTTGATTCAATATTGACTTTGAAAGTGTACAATTTAttactaaatatttaatttatacgAAAACggcaaaacaatttttaattttcaagtcATAGTCTGTAATCATCATAAGTAACTTAGCTAAGGAGAGTTCTGGTTTCACTGTCTTTAAGGTCTATTTGCTGAGTTTTTGACtggattactattttttttagaGGATAAGAGAAGAGAAGCGAGAGGAAAGAAGGCGGCGAGAGCTGGAGAGAAAAAGGCTACGAGATGAAGAGCGAAGAAAATGGCGTGAAGAGGATCGTAGAAAGCGTAAAGAAGCAGAGAAACACAAAAAAGCTGGAGAGAAGCTGTATGAGAAGGAAAAAGTAACTGAGCCAAAAATTAAGGTATGTAATATACTACTAGATTATactgaatgcaaataaaatattggATATTGACGATGATTGAGGATATTTTCCTTTGTCGATTGGTTAGGCATatcatcaatatacagtaaataaacatcGCTAATTGACTCCAGACATTTGCAGAAGTTTCCTCAAAGTACCAAACTGCacccgttttttgtttttttttacctttttttctttcttttctttttctttcctttgtatAATCTTCCACGCCTCACAAGAAAGCTGTCAGATACTCCTATTCACAGTAGGAGGCATGTAAGATTCCTGACTTTAGCAGGAGTGTGCTGTAGCTGAGGGAAGGCAGCCTGATTAGCGCATCACATATAAAATTTGAATTGGAAGACTGCAGATGTGTGCTGCTATGGTGCTCAGTATGCCCAATATTTCTCCCTGTTTTGTAGCATTGTTTTAGTCAGCTTACTCTCCTTAGCACAAGTTGGAATTCTTTTTAGACTTTGGCTGGTGTGCCTGTATTAAAAGGTCCACTGAAACTGCTCATTTGTGTGATGGGATGTCAGATTATCTGGTGGGTGACTGATTTCCAGGCTAATGCAGCTTGTAAATgacaatacaatatttttggaCACAATCTTTTTTTCCTCACCCATTTATCCTGCGTTGGTTCGTGGGACAGCCACAGCCTGTCTTTGCATAGGTTTTATAACATATAACACCACAGTGAGATTTGGTCTTGTGGGCAGTGCTTGATGTGGGCATGGGGATCCCCACTCCTTTCAATATCCTATACTAATAAAcatgcactctgacctccaaggGGGAAGGTCCTGTAAAAGTAATAATGAAATTGGAGGCTCCACTTTAAGCATTGATTGTAGGCAAATAGGAGTGCAATTGTACAGTGTACACAatgtaaaaaatctaaaatataccGATTACATCATATATCAGAGCAGTGCCTTACATTTCTTAGAGCCAGTCCAATTGCCGTTCTACATGTACATCATATACTGCAAGCTCGCAGTACCAGTCAGTGCTCCGCATTGTGCACTTTTTGTGACATGTTGTTTAACGCACACATGATAAGAAAAGGTAGAATATGCACTATAGCCAAGccacaatgaaacaaaaaattactttttttttctttttccctcctacagtcactttttttttttacttagaagaTGGTAGAAAGGGAAGTCAGGGAACAGTGattgagtgagtaaaagtaattagtaacttctAGTTTtctgttggtagacatttatttattaattaattttaattttagagtTTCATGCTAATATGGCATTGAGATTTTTAGTACTGTTAAATGAACTAGGAACGAATCACTTCTGAATTATCATAATAACATTACCGAATCCCTCTGTGTGCTAAGAGACAGGAATCTGTCAGACAAAAAAGCTAACTGTCCCAAGCTAAAACGTCCATACACCATTCCCCACCACCCCGTGCAGATGCTTTCCGCAGTACGTGGGTTGAGCAGTTACTTATTCTTAATCCACAAGCATCTCTCCAAAAACGGCCTCCCAATCAAGCGATGGTATCAGGCATCATCAATGTTTTGAAATGACGATGTGGACTTTTAAGACATCTCACAGTCCTAGGACAGAGTGATGTTGGCGctctttttctatatattgtcCCATAAGACTTGGAATCTGCATCCCCCAGTTAACTGACACTTAACTTCAAAAGTCAGTTCCACTAAAGCGCAAATTTAGAAGATATAGCACTGGGCCTCTCTTGGGTTTCACATGTCTAGTTTCTCCTCTGGGAAAACTGATCAATCACTGGTAAAAGACATTCAGAGATTTCTCATTGTTGCATCATTCACTCAGCACTTGATGAGTGAACAAAGGCCATAGTTCTGTCGTTGGCAACCTTGATTGAAAAAACTTTGCTTTTGTGTACACAACCTTTTGGTTGATAACAGGTTCAAACAATGGCAGGCAGTAGATGTGCACCATCATCTAAGCCTTTAATTCTGCTCTATAGCATATTGTATGGCAATATCCTATTGCATATGGTATGGCAATAACACAGGCTTGAACGACCTTCTACTCCATAGAGTAACTTAAGGCCATGCTGTAAAGCAGAAAACCGTCTGTAGTGGAGATTGATGTGGGTGCCTCATTGAGTCCAGCCATGCTAAACTCTGATCCACCTATATAGCTGGACTACCAGAACTctgaaaagaacatttaaaaactggcccAGAATTAGTGAGGTTTCCTGAGGTAATTCTTTAGATAGGAATTAAAGAACTATAATTCATTAGTGCCTTTCCCTATAGAAGCAAAAAAAGTCAAACCAACTTAACATAAATTTATGTTTATGATGTTTGTTGTCCTTTGGCTGTATATGCCTGCAAAtatatccattttttttcctttagttagGAATTATTGTAATATTCTTATTGTGCAATAAACTGAACACATTTCTTCATAGTTTTGATGTCCTGGCTGGAGCGTGAATCGGAGATCTTCTTACTGATTTACTTTACTTTTGGAAGAAAAGTTATcaattttattgaagaaaaagtcttttgtatgtacagtatttattcacATTAAAGATGTTAAGCTTTTATATAGAATAATGCACATTTAACGCCACTCGATTCAGAAAGGGTTACTCTAACTTTGGTTAATGTTTGGGTGTTTTATTGGGCATATCTTGCTGAGATCTGGTATGTGTAACTTCTCTTGTAAATTTGTGTTCTGTATTattcctttaaaaatgtatttttgtttgctttgtaaagcattttaatgGTGTGGTCTAAGAATGGgactaaataaaataattgactGAAATCAGTGAGAGTTGGGATGTTGGGTGACTGCAGCCTTCCTTCAATTAATTGATAATAAGTCTGATCTGCTCCCTGTGTGATCTTCAGTGCACCTGAAAAAAGGTTATGCTGTCTCACTAAATATTGTCTAGTATCAAATCCTCTTATAAAATCTACtaatcattaacattttattatcaggcttgtgttctttttttaattagtaaaaaCTTGCTTACCATCAGgttgatttaaaacaaaattctgatttttttttgaataatCGTACAAGTTTTTGCAACTTTTATCATGTgtaaatgtagcacattaaagAAAGGTTACATACTAGTGTAGTAAGAACTGCCCTGTATAATCATGACACAAAAAAgtaagttttttcttttcaagaatTTACTTTTCTAGCTTAGGTGGTAAATTTCTGTTGCTGTTTCCAAATAGCTTctcagaaaaccagaaagagatgACTTTGAGTCTGAAAAGCTTAAAGAAAAACCAAGAAAATTAGACaaggagaaaataaaagatgATAAGTTTTCTATGGGTTTTGGAAATGAGCTGAAGAAGAGACCAGAAATTGGACACAGAGAGGACAAAGGAAGGAAGTGAGTGTACAGATTAATTCTTCTTTTATagtaaatgctttttttatttatttgaatattgcaatttagtatttttatatataaatagtatTGTTGATATTCAACATTGATTTTTCAGTATAGCAGAATTATGTTAAGATGGTTAGTTGTAATAATATTTAGATAAAAACTTTAATTACTGTTATATTTTCTGTAAATAGTTTTTGCTTTATTCCTCCAAAATGCAGGTATGATGAAGATGGTCGTAAAGATTACAGAGATATAGACCGAGAAAGAGACAAGCGTCAAAGAGAGAGGGAGCGTCTAAGGCGCCTAGATGAGGAACGTCGAAGAAGGAGGGAGCACCATGATACTGAATTCACTTATCgaagaagagaagaggaaggtaaaaaagaaaaggattatgtgtgggagagaaagaaaaatgaaaattcagtTGACTCTCACATTGGCAGCTCtgacaaaaatgagaaaacaatgaaagaagataaaaaagaTGAACCTGTGAAGCGTGATCGTCTAAGAAATAAGGTAAATAACAGTGATATAGATACTCTTAACACTTAATACTGCAGTTATAATTTTTGAAAAGTTGTCCAATTACATTTGCATAAACCAGTAGCTTATAGAATCTTTACAGAAATGCCGAaagaatattctgtaaataatattttaatggacTTCCCAGTTATTTATGAGTCATAAAGTACTAGCGATTAAATTCAGTGGACTCTAATAAGTTAGAATTTTCAgttaattaatttattctttatgTGCACCCAGcagactaaataataataattatatctgTAATCTGAAAACAACATAGTCATAGAGCATAATGTTATTAACATTATTTGTCtaaatatgtatgtgttttgtgaaaaagtttgtttatttatatgcTATTACCTTacccaaaaatattttgataCCAAGCTTGTTCTAAGAGCAATAATTAGAACCACAATAATACTTATGAATTGTTATTTATTAGCatgactagaaaaatacccgcacttcgcagcggcgacgtactgccttaaaatttttattaaatagaaaattaaacctttttaaactgagggaaaatataccaataattatttgttaaggatctctttgtataccacattgtcagttcggcactCCGTTTGTAATATGATCAaggtgtgcgctgagcttactcttgagcatgcaacgtacagttggccatgtgaacagtaatcttgtttcaaatctcacagcttgaattgctgctgtcataatcggtttgagtttcatggtttgttttaattacgacagtatttgtaggacttgtgttgaagagacattcggcatctgtcaagcgttgtaagtatacaaccggtttcatcgataacttcacatccagcttttgagagtttaaacatttataaacatcaaagtgtccactactgaaatcgtcacctgtcaatctaagatgttttagaggcattggcggttgtcgaaaggtgtaaaatatttggccatttcggtacacttgaaagcgacaaccgaacaattcagcggcaactATCAACTcccatgcagatgcataggtgaagggcttaagcattttactcttctagtactcctgtgtagaataattatctcctgtaccatcatcagtccacaccttgaatctgtcccagtcattcaatacataagacacaatgttcctccggatatcaagagtgagcctgatatggccgtgcaatatgtaacaaagagaatggaaaaggtaggtgccatctccgggcatggaaaccactcggtaagtgacagttctttgatcgatgatgatcacctcaatagacatgttaatgggggtacagttggaatgataaaggaaatgggtacctgaacaatgtaaagtaagtctaaaatacctacacaataactataatcataataaatgaacaataaaacagcagagaagccgtggattaaataaaaaggctgtagttatcagcagggagacgtgaatcccgtggcgaagcaaagaagggaatgtagagactggagcgacggacggccttatataggcaggcagccaacaacttgggaggtgttgggatgggggacccaacgccgcctcacacggtgactgagttgcaggctatgaacgtatatatgtacgtaagtaggattcagttagtgttaagaacccgcgtaccaaatttcttgaagatgggcccataagtaacaaagaccgttgaaaagttcaatatggcggctgacagtggaatcataccaccgaaataagtaccaaatttcagccttctacatacatgggaagttggagaattagtgatgagtgagtgagtgagtgagtgagtgagggagggctttgccttttattagtatagatgaatgttgaaatgtttgtggatacattaaaaaaaacaatatatttttctgGTGAGGCAAAAACTATCCCGTTTAAAAATAATCTGTTGCATTTTTCCTTATACCAAGCAGACAATTTAAGTATTGTTTATTATGACAACCtaatataccgtatttactcgtgtaccatgcgccgtcgtgtaagacgcgcaccctaatttttacaaagaaaatcatttttccctGTGTAGGACGCGCATTGCGCTTCTATAggaagcgagcgagcgagagaaaaAGCACGAGCaagcgtgagagagagagcgagcgcgagcgagagagcgagcccaagcagtttccttgtgtatgacgggcacctgattttctaatgttaattttcaaggaaaaatgtgcgCGTGTATACACGTGTAAATATGGTATTTAAAAAAGCATGAATGACAGTTTTCTAACTacctgttatttgtttatttcatttttaaaatcaaagtaaaatcaTATTGATATAATTAAAGTGAGTGGAAAAGTTTGATTGTAAACAGGAAGCATATTCCTTCGTTTTTTATGGTGCTCAAATTGTTGCCAGCTGA includes:
- the upf3b gene encoding regulator of nonsense transcripts 3B, which produces MKEDKENTKPREKRLDIKSEENEKSGKEKKEVMTKIVIRRLPPNLTKEQLEEQLQPLPEFDYLEFFANDTSLYPHLYSRAYINFRNQEDIVLFRDRFDGYVFIDSKGQEYPAIVEFAPFQKVAKKKAKKKDAKAGTIHEDSDFKKFLENYNGDEEKTTSTPETLLEEIEAKTKELEAKKTTPLLDFLKNKQRIREEKREERRRRELERKRLRDEERRKWREEDRRKRKEAEKHKKAGEKLYEKEKVTEPKIKLLRKPERDDFESEKLKEKPRKLDKEKIKDDKFSMGFGNELKKRPEIGHREDKGRKYDEDGRKDYRDIDRERDKRQRERERLRRLDEERRRRREHHDTEFTYRRREEEGKKEKDYVWERKKNENSVDSHIGSSDKNEKTMKEDKKDEPVKRDRLRNKDRPALQLYQPGARSRTRVVSAEPPCEDKKSETDAKTGQEKGED